A portion of the Diprion similis isolate iyDipSimi1 chromosome 4, iyDipSimi1.1, whole genome shotgun sequence genome contains these proteins:
- the LOC124405424 gene encoding protein lifeguard 1-like isoform X2: MTTWQQTPGTGYYPGQQGPNTGYPPQNPGYPPNPGYPPPQDGYNPGYPPAYPGGNPPAAGFVPPMNPPYGQVPPNSGTPFTPPPQQAGMYGTSYAEDPMQDEIKGFDFSEQSIRRGFIRKVYAILMVQLLITVGFIALFLFHPGTKRWFYQHSYVFYIALIATFVLLIAMSCCSNLRRQAPMNYVFLLLFTIAEGVVLGAASSTYQADAVLMAAGITAIVCFALTIFAFQTKWDFTLLNGVLFVAVIILFVFGIAAIFIKSKIVTLIYASLGALIFSVYLVVDTQMMMGGKHKYSISPEEYIFAALNLYLDIVNIFIYILTIIGASRD; this comes from the exons ATGACAACGTGGCAGCAGACACCTGGGACTGGATACTATCCAGGACAACAAG GACCAAATACTGGATATCCACCTCAAAATCCTGGATATCCTCCTAATCCAGGATACCCACCACCACAAGACGGCTATAATCCAGGATATCCACCTGCATATCCAGGAGGAAACCCACCAG CTGCCGGTTTTGTACCACCAATGAATCCACCGTACGGTCAAGTACCACCAAATTCGGGGACACCGTTTACCCCACCACCCCAGCAGGCTGGTATGTACGGTACAAGTTATGCTGAAGACCCCATGCAGGATGAAATCAAAGGATTTGATTTCAGCGAACAATCCATAAGACGTGGTTTCATTAG AAAAGTATATGCAATATTAATGGTCCAACTTCTCATCACCGTTGGATTTATCGCTCTGTTCCTTTTCCATCCTGGTACTAAACGCTGGTTCTACCAACACTCATATGTATTCTATATAGCGTTAATTGCAACATTTGTCTTACTAATTGCAATGAGTTGCTGTTCAAACTTGAGACGCCAGGCTCCAATGAACTACGTATTCCTACTTTTGTTCACTATTGCTGAGGGAGTAGTTTTGGGTGCTGCATCATCCACATACCAAGCTGACGCG GTTTTGATGGCAGCCGGTATAACAGCAATCGTGTGTTTTGCATTAACAATCTTTGCATTCCAAACAAAATGGGATTTCACCTTACTCAACGGAGTTCTCTTCGTTGCCGtaataattctattcgtaTTTGGTATAGCTGCAATCTTCATCAAAAGCAAAATCGTCACTCTAATTTACGCCTCATTAGGCGCGCTTATATTCTCTGTGTATCTTGTTGTTGATACGCAGATGATGATGGGTGGCAAACACAAGTACTCGATTTCCCCCGAGGAATATATTTTCGCTGCTCTGAACCTGTATCTTGACATTGTTAACATCTTTATTTACATTCTAACGATCATAGGCGCTTCTCGTGATTAG
- the LOC124405424 gene encoding protein lifeguard 1-like isoform X3 has protein sequence MDKGPNTGYPPQNPGYPPNPGYPPPQDGYNPGYPPAYPGGNPPAAGFVPPMNPPYGQVPPNSGTPFTPPPQQAGMYGTSYAEDPMQDEIKGFDFSEQSIRRGFIRKVYAILMVQLLITVGFIALFLFHPGTKRWFYQHSYVFYIALIATFVLLIAMSCCSNLRRQAPMNYVFLLLFTIAEGVVLGAASSTYQADAVLMAAGITAIVCFALTIFAFQTKWDFTLLNGVLFVAVIILFVFGIAAIFIKSKIVTLIYASLGALIFSVYLVVDTQMMMGGKHKYSISPEEYIFAALNLYLDIVNIFIYILTIIGASRD, from the exons ATGGACAAAG GACCAAATACTGGATATCCACCTCAAAATCCTGGATATCCTCCTAATCCAGGATACCCACCACCACAAGACGGCTATAATCCAGGATATCCACCTGCATATCCAGGAGGAAACCCACCAG CTGCCGGTTTTGTACCACCAATGAATCCACCGTACGGTCAAGTACCACCAAATTCGGGGACACCGTTTACCCCACCACCCCAGCAGGCTGGTATGTACGGTACAAGTTATGCTGAAGACCCCATGCAGGATGAAATCAAAGGATTTGATTTCAGCGAACAATCCATAAGACGTGGTTTCATTAG AAAAGTATATGCAATATTAATGGTCCAACTTCTCATCACCGTTGGATTTATCGCTCTGTTCCTTTTCCATCCTGGTACTAAACGCTGGTTCTACCAACACTCATATGTATTCTATATAGCGTTAATTGCAACATTTGTCTTACTAATTGCAATGAGTTGCTGTTCAAACTTGAGACGCCAGGCTCCAATGAACTACGTATTCCTACTTTTGTTCACTATTGCTGAGGGAGTAGTTTTGGGTGCTGCATCATCCACATACCAAGCTGACGCG GTTTTGATGGCAGCCGGTATAACAGCAATCGTGTGTTTTGCATTAACAATCTTTGCATTCCAAACAAAATGGGATTTCACCTTACTCAACGGAGTTCTCTTCGTTGCCGtaataattctattcgtaTTTGGTATAGCTGCAATCTTCATCAAAAGCAAAATCGTCACTCTAATTTACGCCTCATTAGGCGCGCTTATATTCTCTGTGTATCTTGTTGTTGATACGCAGATGATGATGGGTGGCAAACACAAGTACTCGATTTCCCCCGAGGAATATATTTTCGCTGCTCTGAACCTGTATCTTGACATTGTTAACATCTTTATTTACATTCTAACGATCATAGGCGCTTCTCGTGATTAG
- the LOC124405424 gene encoding protein lifeguard 1-like isoform X1 encodes MERPPQDSGYPPQNPGHPPQNPGYPPQNPGYPPNPGYPPPQDGYNPGYPPAYPGGNPPAAGFVPPMNPPYGQVPPNSGTPFTPPPQQAGMYGTSYAEDPMQDEIKGFDFSEQSIRRGFIRKVYAILMVQLLITVGFIALFLFHPGTKRWFYQHSYVFYIALIATFVLLIAMSCCSNLRRQAPMNYVFLLLFTIAEGVVLGAASSTYQADAVLMAAGITAIVCFALTIFAFQTKWDFTLLNGVLFVAVIILFVFGIAAIFIKSKIVTLIYASLGALIFSVYLVVDTQMMMGGKHKYSISPEEYIFAALNLYLDIVNIFIYILTIIGASRD; translated from the exons GGATATCCACCTCAAAATCCTGGATATCCTCCTAATCCAGGATACCCACCACCACAAGACGGCTATAATCCAGGATATCCACCTGCATATCCAGGAGGAAACCCACCAG CTGCCGGTTTTGTACCACCAATGAATCCACCGTACGGTCAAGTACCACCAAATTCGGGGACACCGTTTACCCCACCACCCCAGCAGGCTGGTATGTACGGTACAAGTTATGCTGAAGACCCCATGCAGGATGAAATCAAAGGATTTGATTTCAGCGAACAATCCATAAGACGTGGTTTCATTAG AAAAGTATATGCAATATTAATGGTCCAACTTCTCATCACCGTTGGATTTATCGCTCTGTTCCTTTTCCATCCTGGTACTAAACGCTGGTTCTACCAACACTCATATGTATTCTATATAGCGTTAATTGCAACATTTGTCTTACTAATTGCAATGAGTTGCTGTTCAAACTTGAGACGCCAGGCTCCAATGAACTACGTATTCCTACTTTTGTTCACTATTGCTGAGGGAGTAGTTTTGGGTGCTGCATCATCCACATACCAAGCTGACGCG GTTTTGATGGCAGCCGGTATAACAGCAATCGTGTGTTTTGCATTAACAATCTTTGCATTCCAAACAAAATGGGATTTCACCTTACTCAACGGAGTTCTCTTCGTTGCCGtaataattctattcgtaTTTGGTATAGCTGCAATCTTCATCAAAAGCAAAATCGTCACTCTAATTTACGCCTCATTAGGCGCGCTTATATTCTCTGTGTATCTTGTTGTTGATACGCAGATGATGATGGGTGGCAAACACAAGTACTCGATTTCCCCCGAGGAATATATTTTCGCTGCTCTGAACCTGTATCTTGACATTGTTAACATCTTTATTTACATTCTAACGATCATAGGCGCTTCTCGTGATTAG
- the LOC124406074 gene encoding transcriptional regulator ATRX-like, translated as MTTIDSDSESQDSDDGRRFRFEATRKDDMLRLHSQNKRRSPISKGSKYRSRSMERISHNRRDAGKMKQDRDRKEANDRDRRKNSKDRDSLRDNKHDKSNNKDSRHNSKGNIKELPDSKTLVEGEKRCSDSKNSNYRDSKDSVRNSSNSKDHRNVKDSRSRELKNTSIRAPKDTRAKETKEPKDQDEKNFRDHLRDRGRVPKRSRDASHERLMTAKHGHRSREKHNSRDRSNNRDKTKPMDDEKIKTKNPPRKQCSKEASERKSLKRDTHSPSKILEQIGSDSESDLGALDPDVGPVMALDALEDCREMNLSDFDIISDTEGTSLDSSDAKSPTVKGPIIRGEILAPHYYGPKIKKRVSRRQYERLVKKQAALNTHRLEDIYKVNPRNDNITPLAPSNNNPSAVSDFLLGPEASVSAVRDLRGSHKREDENSKDWSKEQDLEEDVYKLEEKGEQDLRKVNCLKLDKLSLTSSNNKEKSSRRNESLSINKGDEDHRGQIVDSEIYGPVLPPKCLKDLPSHPKTRSGEVDKVVRKPNVFREVAAPCHKAEHGSSPNEMSQSLSAKSYSTEIKSDSENCDDFLPKDSCSPVTFGKNTNEPRDAIIGPSLPPAFRLNSESPKSRSQTTYDPSLLNHSAKVKEEIKQTEAIGPSLPPGFQRDYALNSTTSSDENSASHQHPTISLRSSVFGPTLPPYLMKKVIDHSVEKSGSDSEDDVLGPMPSDHPAAIDSYIQRQLEDRARRMKSKLDGEDSIVEKREEWMLELPSVQAANLGLGKRQFRNKAGPDMSDRSSWTDTPADKARKKEEKVLGKSKVADPARESEKLAIQQRDKAMEEMAKKHASKKRKESLLEIHKKKLHKKKKKEEKQAKEAEKPTRRPFDRDIDLQANRFDEAQKKSILKKAQLLNDRFSRGESKYL; from the exons atgacGACGATTGACTCCGACTCGGAATCTCAGGACAGTGACGATGGACGACGTTTTCGTTTTGAAGCTACAAGGAAGGATGATATGTTGAGACTGCACAGTCAAAACAAGAGAAGGTCGCCGATTTCCAAGGGTTCCAAGTACAGATCAAGATCTATGGAAAGAATCAGTCACAATAGAAGAGATGCTGGTAAAATGAAACAGGATCGTGATCGTAAAGAAGCCAACGATCGAGATAGGCGGAAAAATTCTAAGGACAGAGATTCATTACGGGATAATAAACATGATAAAAGTAACAATAAAGATTCGAGGCATAATAGCAAAGGAAATATTAAAGAATTGCCAGACTCAAAAACTTTAGTAGAGGGTGAGAAACGTTGCAGTGATTCCAAGAATTCAAATTACCGAGATAGTAAAGATTCTGTTAGAAATTCATCCAATAGCAAAGATCATAGAAACGTGAAAGATTCGAGATCAAGAGAGTTGAAAAACACCAGTATACGTGCTCCAAAAGATACGAGAGCGAAAGAAACTAAAGAACCCAAAGATCAGGATGAAAAGAACTTCAGAGATCACTTGCGAGATCGAGGTCGTGTACCTAAAAGATCACGTGATGCAAGTCACGAGAGATTAATGACAGCAAAGCACGGCCACAGATCGCGAGAAAAACACAATAGCAGAGATAGGTCAAACAATAGGGATAAAACTAAACCAATGGAtgatgaaaagataaaaaccaaaaatccACCTCGGAAACAATGCTCCAAGGAAGCGTCGGAGAGAAAAAGTCTCAAGCGCGATACTCACTCGCCGAGCAAAATACTGGAACAAATTGGCAGCGATAGCGAGTCTGATTTGGGTGCTCTAGATCCGGACGTTGGTCCTGTTATGGCCCTCGATGCCTTGGAAGATTGCCGAGAAATGAATTTGTCTGATTTTGATATAATATCGGACACGGAAGGAACATCCCTAGACTCATCAGATGCCAAGTCTCCAACAGTTAAAGGACCGATCATCagaggagaaattttagcaccTCATTACTATGgaccaaaaatcaaaaaaagagtATCTCGACGACAGTACGAACGTTTGGTGAAGAAACAAGCGGCGTTGAATACACACCGCTTGGAGGATATATACAAGGTAAATCCAAGGAACGACAACATCACGCCACTAGCTCCAAGTAATAATAACCCTAGTGCCGTTTCAGATTTCTTACTAGGTCCCGAGGCATCTGTGTCTGCGGTTCGGGATCTTCGCGGAAGCCATAAAAGAGAGGACGAAAATAGCAAAGATTGGAGCAAGGAACAAGATTTGGAAGAAGATGTATATAAGCtcgaagaaaaaggagaacaAGATTTGCGTAAAGTCAACTGCTTAAAACTAGATAAACTGAGCTTAACCAGctcaaataataaagaaaagtcAAGTCGGCGTAACGAATCGTTATCAATTAATAAAGGCGACGAAGATCATCGAGGACAAATTGTAGATAGTGAAATATACGGACCAGTGTTGCCACCAAAATGTCTTAAAGATCTTCCCTCTCACCCTAAAACTCGTAGCGGCGAAGTAGATAAAGTCGTTAGAAAACCAAATGTCTTCAGAGAAGTTGCAGCTCCTTGCCACAAAGCCGAGCATGGGAGTTCTCCGAATGAAATGTCTCAAAGTTTGTCAGCAAAAAGTTATTCCACGGAAATAAAATCTGATAGTGAAAATTGCGATGACTTTTTACCCAAAGACTCCTGCTCTCCAGTTACATTCGGTAAGAATACTAATGAACCGAGGGATGCTATTATTGGCCCCAGTCTACCTCCAGCTTTCAGACTCAATTCTGAATCACCGAAATCCCGATCCCAAACGACCTACGATCCAAGTTTGCTGAACCATTCAGCCAAAGTCAAAGAAGAGATCAAACAAACCGAGGCTATCGGGCCAAGTTTGCCACCTGGATTTCAGCGAGACTATGCACTGAACTCTACAACGTCATCAGATGAAAACTCTGCTTCACACCAACATCCCACGATCTCATTAAGGTCATCTGTATTCGGTCCTACACTGCCGCCGTATTTGATGAAGAAAGTAATAGATCACAGTGTTGAGAAATCCGGCTCTGATTCAGAAGACGACGTCCTCGGACCCATGCCATCTGATCATCCGGCAGCAATCGACAGTTACATTCAACGGCAGTTGGAAGATCGTGCGAGACGAATGAAGAGCAAACTTGATGGAGAG GACTCTATTGTTGAGAAACGCGAAGAATGGATGCTGGAGCTACCGTCGGTGCAGGCTGCAAATCTTGGGCTTGGTAAACGTCAATTCAGAAATAAAGCTGGACCAGATATGTCTGATAGATCTAGCTGGACCGACACTCCTGCAGACAAAgccagaaaaaaagaagaaaag gTATTAGGGAAGTCAAAAGTAGCTGATCCAGCAAGGGAATCGGAGAAGTTGGCCATTCAACAGCGTGACAAGGCGATGGAGGAAATGGCAAAAAAACATGCATCGAAGAAACGGAAAGAGTCTCTTCTGGAAATTCATAAGAAAAAACTtcataagaagaaaaag AAAGAAGAGAAGCAAGCTAAGGAGGCAGAAAAACCGACACGGAGACCTTTCGATCGAGACATAGATCTGCAGGCAAACCGATTTGACGAAGCacagaaaaaatcaatattgaaaaaagccCAACTACTGAATGACCGCTTTTCTCGGGGCGagagtaaatatttataa
- the LOC124406075 gene encoding phosphatidate cytidylyltransferase, mitochondrial: MNKVTLLSQYAKILTEFPGNMKFCFAYGSGVMKQQSSDLSKNMLDLVFVVSDPSRWHKENMLLNPEHYAQLMRFLGPNGVAKVQEKWGAHIFYNTLVRSKEGRLIKYGVTSDTALIEDLLDWNVLYLAGRLHKPVQVLVKPEEEESPLRRALLQNLHSAVHATLILLPEHFTEPDFYKTIANLSYNGDFRMTFGEDKNKVHNIVLPQIQNFRSLYSPVLKHFDRYVEIPKSDEPAVMCHQDTSPFARIHHLNHLPRMPQVKLVRSWSQGPRSRDTEDCLRAIAHDPECNEILEACLKDIVWKSSVSQSLKGIFTVGIVKSVKYGAAKIVKMMRAQESSAKITSGANDSLTQSTYKKKTPFKN; this comes from the coding sequence ATGAATAAAGTCACGCTCCTTTCGCAATATGCGAAAATCCTTACCGAATTTCCGGGTAACATGAAATTCTGCTTTGCTTACGGTTCGGGAGTGATGAAGCAGCAGAGCAGTGATCTATCCAAGAACATGCTGGATCTCGTATTCGTTGTAAGTGATCCAAGCCGATGGCACAAGGAGAACATGCTGCTAAATCCTGAACACTACGCTCAGTTAATGCGTTTTTTGGGTCCCAACGGCGTAGCCAAGGTTCAAGAAAAGTGGGGGGCACATATATTCTATAATACACTGGTCAGGAGCAAAGAGGGTAGACTAATTAAATATGGAGTAACTTCTGACACCGCTTTGATCGAGGATCTCTTAGATTGGAACGTTCTCTACCTAGCAGGAAGACTTCACAAGCCTGTTCAGGTCTTGGTTAAACCTGAGGAAGAAGAATCGCCTCTACGGCGAGCGCTGTTACAGAATCTACACTCGGCTGTTCATGCCACGCTAATTCTACTCCCGGAGCATTTTACGGAACCTGATTTCTACAAGACCATTGCCAACCTTTCCTACAACGGGGACTTCAGAATGACCTTTGGCGAAGACAAGAATAAAGTCCACAACATCGTTCTACCCCAGATACAGAATTTCAGATCTCTCTACAGCCCTGTTCTCAAGCACTTCGACCGGTACGTTGAAATCCCAAAGTCTGACGAACCTGCTGTCATGTGTCATCAAGACACCAGCCCTTTTGCTCGGATTCATCATTTGAATCATTTGCCGCGCATGCCGCAGGTCAAGCTAGTGCGATCCTGGTCTCAGGGCCCTAGATCTAGAGACACAGAGGACTGCTTGCGCGCCATTGCTCACGATCCTGAGTGCAATGAAATTCTGGAAGCATGCCTTAAGGACATTGTGTGGAAGTCTAGCGTCTCGCAAAGCTTGAAAGGGATTTTTACCGTTGGCATTGTTAAATCTGTTAAATACGGGGCAGCTAAGATAGTCAAGATGATGCGAGCTCAAGAATCTAGTGCGAAGATAACTTCAGGAGCAAATGACAGCCTTACACAATCCACCTACAAGAAAAAGACgcctttcaaaaattaa